One region of Niallia sp. Man26 genomic DNA includes:
- the nirB gene encoding nitrite reductase large subunit NirB codes for MKKKLVMIGNGMAGVRTVEEILKRNTDSFDITIIGDEPYPNYNRIMLSNVLQGKTTVDDIYINDWSWYEENHIHLITGEKVIKIDRNKKELVTDKNQLINYDELIIATGSSAFILPIPGSELEGVIGFRTIKDTEKMLETAQNYKKAVVIGGGLLGLEAARGLIDRGMDVHVVHLLPTLMEQQLDAAAANLLRKDLEAQGMKFLMEKQTAEIYGENRVQGLAFTDGSSVECDLVVMAVGIRPNIAIAKEADLEVNRGIIVNDYMATSDPSIYAVGECAEHNGIAYGLVAPLYEQGTVLADYITGRQSEGYQGSVLSTQLKVAGCDLFSGGKIHEDENTQAIIVHDQFAGLYKKILVTENKIVGIVLYGDASDGNRLFNMLKKQADISEYTSSSVLSKAGQEREEDLVASMSAEDTVCGCNGVTKGTIIQSILEQGLSTFEEVKGCTKAGGSCGKCKPMVESILAHTLGDGFDASLQKTGMCSCTALTRDEVVAQIKEKQLKSPKEVRMVLEFASEEGCSKCRPALNYYMRMLFPEEYEDDKASRFVNEKMEGNIQKDGTFSVVPRMYGGTTTADELIKLGEAAKKYNVPLVKITGASRIGLYGVKKEDVPHVWEDLGMRSGYAYSKSLRNVKSCVGSTFCRFGTKDSLGLGIKLEQAIEMVDTPHKMKMGVTGCPRNCAEVLTKDFGVVCVENGYQLYFGGNGGTEVRECDSLTTVKTEEEVITFAKAYVQYYRENANYGERTAPWVERTGADKVKETLLNEENVKQFVSRFEKARLTYKEAWSSILSDETKREMYEVIKG; via the coding sequence ATGAAAAAGAAATTAGTCATGATTGGAAACGGCATGGCAGGAGTCCGAACTGTTGAAGAAATACTAAAGAGAAATACTGATAGCTTTGATATTACCATTATTGGAGATGAACCTTATCCAAACTATAATCGCATTATGCTTTCAAATGTTTTGCAAGGAAAGACGACGGTCGATGATATTTACATTAATGACTGGAGCTGGTATGAGGAAAATCACATTCACTTAATAACGGGAGAAAAGGTTATTAAGATTGATAGAAATAAAAAAGAACTAGTCACAGATAAAAACCAACTCATTAACTATGATGAGCTAATTATTGCTACAGGATCGAGTGCCTTTATCCTGCCGATTCCCGGAAGTGAATTAGAAGGAGTTATCGGATTTAGGACGATTAAAGATACAGAAAAAATGCTGGAAACAGCTCAAAACTATAAAAAGGCTGTTGTTATTGGCGGTGGCTTATTGGGATTAGAAGCGGCAAGAGGGTTAATTGACCGTGGCATGGATGTCCATGTTGTTCATTTATTGCCGACCTTAATGGAGCAGCAGCTGGATGCAGCAGCAGCGAATCTCTTAAGAAAAGATTTGGAAGCACAAGGTATGAAGTTTTTGATGGAAAAACAAACAGCTGAAATTTATGGAGAGAACCGTGTGCAAGGCTTAGCGTTCACAGATGGATCATCTGTTGAATGTGATCTTGTTGTGATGGCTGTCGGGATTCGTCCGAATATTGCAATTGCTAAAGAAGCTGACTTAGAAGTGAACCGCGGAATTATTGTTAATGATTATATGGCAACATCTGATCCTTCTATCTATGCAGTCGGAGAATGTGCGGAACATAACGGGATAGCATATGGATTAGTTGCACCTCTTTATGAGCAAGGTACTGTCTTAGCTGATTATATAACAGGGAGACAGAGTGAGGGCTATCAAGGAAGTGTGCTTTCTACTCAGCTGAAAGTAGCCGGCTGTGACTTATTTTCAGGTGGAAAGATCCATGAAGATGAAAATACGCAAGCAATTATTGTTCATGACCAATTTGCAGGATTATACAAAAAAATCTTAGTAACAGAGAATAAAATCGTGGGGATTGTTCTTTACGGAGACGCTTCTGACGGCAATCGCCTGTTTAATATGCTGAAAAAACAGGCAGACATCAGTGAATACACAAGCTCGTCTGTTTTGAGTAAAGCGGGTCAGGAAAGAGAAGAAGATTTAGTTGCAAGCATGAGTGCGGAAGATACAGTGTGCGGCTGTAACGGGGTAACAAAAGGAACAATCATCCAATCCATTCTAGAGCAAGGACTAAGCACATTTGAAGAAGTGAAAGGCTGTACAAAAGCAGGCGGATCTTGCGGCAAATGTAAACCAATGGTAGAGAGTATTTTAGCACATACCCTTGGAGACGGTTTTGATGCATCTTTGCAGAAGACAGGAATGTGCAGCTGTACAGCATTAACTCGTGACGAAGTAGTCGCACAAATAAAAGAGAAGCAGCTGAAATCACCGAAGGAAGTGCGAATGGTTCTTGAGTTTGCAAGTGAAGAAGGATGTTCTAAATGTCGTCCGGCTTTGAATTACTATATGCGCATGCTGTTCCCGGAAGAATACGAGGATGATAAAGCATCAAGATTCGTGAATGAAAAGATGGAAGGAAATATTCAAAAAGATGGTACATTTTCTGTTGTCCCTCGGATGTATGGCGGAACAACGACGGCAGACGAATTAATTAAACTGGGCGAAGCAGCGAAAAAGTATAATGTTCCGTTAGTGAAAATTACAGGTGCAAGCCGCATCGGACTGTACGGAGTGAAAAAAGAGGATGTACCACATGTATGGGAGGACTTAGGAATGCGTTCTGGCTATGCTTATTCTAAATCACTTCGAAACGTCAAATCCTGTGTCGGTTCAACATTCTGTCGTTTTGGGACTAAGGACTCTTTAGGGCTTGGCATTAAACTTGAACAAGCGATAGAGATGGTGGATACGCCGCATAAAATGAAGATGGGAGTTACTGGCTGTCCGCGTAACTGTGCTGAAGTGCTGACAAAAGACTTTGGGGTTGTTTGTGTAGAAAATGGCTATCAGCTGTATTTCGGCGGAAATGGAGGCACCGAAGTTCGAGAGTGTGACAGCTTAACTACTGTTAAAACAGAAGAAGAGGTTATAACATTTGCAAAAGCATATGTACAATATTACCGGGAAAATGCGAATTACGGAGAAAGAACAGCTCCATGGGTAGAGCGCACAGGCGCTGATAAGGTGAAAGAAACACTATTAAATGAAGAGAATGTTAAACAGTTTGTAAGCCGTTTTGAAAAGGCGCGATTAACATATAAAGAGGCTTGGTCTTCCATATTGAGTGATGAAACGAAACGAGAAATGTATGAAGTAATTAAAGGATAA
- the nirD gene encoding nitrite reductase small subunit NirD: MTATKEWTKIMKKADLPVQIGKEVHLKGKSIALFHLSNGEVRAIENRCPHQNGPLAEGIVSGEYVFCPLHDWKISLVTGLVQKPDEGCVEVYETLIKDDEIYVMV; the protein is encoded by the coding sequence ATGACAGCAACAAAAGAATGGACGAAAATTATGAAAAAAGCGGATCTGCCAGTTCAAATCGGCAAAGAAGTGCATCTGAAAGGAAAATCAATTGCTTTATTTCATCTTTCTAATGGTGAAGTAAGAGCGATAGAGAACCGCTGCCCACATCAAAACGGCCCTTTGGCAGAGGGGATTGTGTCTGGAGAGTATGTTTTCTGCCCGCTGCATGATTGGAAGATTTCTTTAGTTACAGGGCTCGTGCAAAAACCAGACGAGGGCTGTGTAGAAGTATATGAAACATTAATAAAAGACGACGAAATTTATGTAATGGTGTAA
- the cobA gene encoding uroporphyrinogen-III C-methyltransferase, which translates to MKTNKGYVAFVGAGPGDIGLITAKGMECLRKADVVLYDRLANPRLLRFTKNDCVFIYCGKLPNHHIMRQEKINETLVRESLKGKYVVRLKGGDPSVFGRVGEEAEAIAKYNIPFEIVPGITASIAASIYAGIPVTHRDYSNSFTIRTGHRCKKNEGLTSLPKQEAAGETLAYYMGVQGLPDICEQLLLEGYASNTKAAVIEWGTLGKQRVVEGTLKTIVEKVTEANVKNPALTIVGDVVKLRSSIAWFEKKPFYQRKLLIAGDQEESMLERHFTINGAEAYAFPALLTIPHSFSNEELQIVMEAERLIFASPEGIDILFSQLFKAGYDIRNLPRRIEHLSEKVREELQKRGVHSNKASFDRSKAVLIGDMQALTENTFSNNLLVIPSHHVDIDTRFDEINERLLTEDAWETVVFSNKRSIDLFQQEWNYYTKRDPKELSFAAIGQSVKKYALQMGFRRVDEKVQQELDKKEWMRDHEWTQLYTLDMAALSL; encoded by the coding sequence ATGAAAACAAACAAGGGGTATGTAGCATTTGTGGGAGCAGGACCTGGAGATATTGGCTTGATTACTGCAAAGGGGATGGAGTGCTTACGGAAAGCGGATGTTGTTTTGTACGACCGTCTCGCCAATCCGCGGCTTTTACGCTTCACAAAGAATGACTGTGTTTTCATATACTGCGGAAAGCTGCCAAATCATCATATTATGCGGCAAGAAAAGATTAATGAAACATTAGTAAGGGAGTCATTAAAGGGAAAATATGTAGTCCGGTTAAAAGGCGGTGATCCTTCTGTTTTTGGCAGAGTCGGCGAAGAAGCAGAAGCAATTGCCAAATACAATATACCGTTTGAGATAGTGCCTGGAATAACAGCAAGCATTGCCGCGAGCATCTATGCAGGCATTCCAGTAACGCACCGCGATTACAGCAATAGTTTTACGATTAGAACAGGGCATAGATGCAAGAAAAATGAAGGTTTAACATCCTTACCTAAGCAGGAAGCGGCAGGAGAAACACTAGCGTACTATATGGGGGTACAAGGCTTGCCGGACATCTGCGAGCAGTTACTATTAGAAGGCTATGCTAGTAATACAAAGGCAGCTGTTATTGAATGGGGGACTTTAGGAAAACAGAGGGTGGTAGAAGGCACATTAAAGACAATTGTTGAAAAGGTAACGGAAGCAAATGTGAAAAACCCTGCTTTAACGATAGTTGGTGATGTGGTCAAGCTGCGGTCAAGCATTGCTTGGTTTGAGAAAAAACCTTTTTATCAACGAAAGCTGCTGATTGCAGGTGACCAAGAAGAAAGCATGCTTGAAAGGCATTTTACAATCAACGGAGCAGAAGCTTATGCATTTCCTGCTTTACTAACAATCCCTCATTCCTTTTCAAATGAAGAATTGCAAATAGTGATGGAAGCTGAAAGATTAATTTTTGCTTCTCCGGAAGGAATAGATATCTTATTCTCCCAGCTGTTTAAGGCTGGGTATGATATAAGGAATCTTCCGCGGCGGATTGAACATCTGTCTGAAAAAGTCCGTGAAGAGCTACAAAAAAGAGGAGTGCACAGTAATAAGGCATCCTTTGATAGAAGCAAAGCGGTTTTAATTGGTGACATGCAGGCATTAACTGAAAATACATTTTCGAATAATTTGCTCGTAATACCAAGTCATCATGTGGATATCGATACTAGATTTGATGAGATAAATGAACGATTATTGACAGAAGATGCTTGGGAAACTGTTGTTTTTTCGAATAAACGCTCAATCGATCTCTTTCAGCAAGAATGGAATTATTATACTAAAAGAGATCCTAAGGAATTGTCTTTTGCTGCAATAGGTCAATCAGTAAAAAAATATGCATTACAAATGGGATTCAGGCGTGTAGATGAGAAGGTCCAGCAAGAATTAGATAAAAAAGAATGGATGCGTGATCACGAATGGACGCAATTGTATACATTGGACATGGCAGCATTAAGCCTATAG
- a CDS encoding sirohydrochlorin chelatase, producing the protein MDAIVYIGHGSIKPIGNKQFTTFVEEVKKEVNIQVQEVAFLELVSPSISETMKKVITGGAKDILVVPVLLFAATHFKRDIPEELAEMKVIFPEVNFYVSRPFDVHPKMIDLVIKRIQEKRIDNEGSILIVGRGSSDPEPILKLLEMSHHIYRRLDAPVYTAFLTAGKPDFVNELNKLQQEYSKIYIVPYLLFTGMLLKRMESAVANSRQEVILCDPLQYDSRLKQVLLERMQEQIMAERGNEAR; encoded by the coding sequence ATGGACGCAATTGTATACATTGGACATGGCAGCATTAAGCCTATAGGAAACAAACAGTTTACAACGTTTGTTGAAGAAGTAAAAAAAGAAGTGAATATACAGGTTCAAGAAGTTGCCTTTTTAGAGCTTGTTTCACCATCAATTTCTGAAACAATGAAAAAGGTAATTACAGGCGGAGCAAAAGATATCTTAGTAGTTCCTGTTTTGCTGTTTGCGGCAACTCATTTTAAGAGAGATATTCCAGAAGAGCTAGCTGAAATGAAAGTGATATTTCCAGAGGTAAACTTCTATGTTTCTAGACCATTTGATGTTCATCCCAAAATGATAGACTTAGTCATAAAACGAATTCAAGAAAAACGAATCGACAATGAAGGAAGTATTCTAATTGTCGGCAGAGGCAGCAGTGATCCTGAACCAATTCTGAAGCTGTTGGAAATGAGCCATCATATTTACCGCAGATTAGATGCACCTGTCTATACTGCCTTTTTAACTGCTGGTAAGCCGGACTTTGTTAATGAGTTGAATAAACTTCAGCAAGAGTACAGCAAAATTTATATTGTCCCATATCTATTATTTACAGGTATGCTGTTAAAAAGAATGGAAAGTGCTGTTGCGAACAGCCGCCAAGAGGTCATTCTTTGTGATCCGCTGCAATACGACTCACGCCTGAAGCAGGTGCTGTTAGAAAGGATGCAAGAGCAAATAATGGCTGAACGGGGAAATGAAGCAAGATGA
- a CDS encoding formate/nitrite transporter family protein: MKDVITAFSNTALMKTNALNANKSKYIVGSMLAGFFVGLGIILIFTIGGMLAPAEFAGTKIIMGVSFGIALSLVIMAGADLFTGNNMVMTIGMLENKVTWKDTGKVWGFSYIGNFIGSILVALLFSYSGLAIGGVADFVTSGAAAKMNAPFMELLIRGILCNILVCLAVWCSVKLKDETAKLIMIFWCLFAFITSGFEHSIANMTLLSIALIIPHPETVSFGGMFANLLPVTLGNIIGGAVFVGAAYWYNISEKTQAVVKSFKKEA; the protein is encoded by the coding sequence ATGAAAGATGTAATTACAGCTTTTAGTAACACTGCATTAATGAAGACAAATGCACTTAATGCAAACAAAAGTAAGTATATAGTAGGCTCAATGCTTGCTGGTTTTTTCGTTGGATTAGGGATAATTCTTATTTTTACAATTGGCGGTATGCTGGCTCCAGCTGAGTTTGCTGGTACAAAAATTATCATGGGAGTCTCCTTTGGTATTGCTTTGAGCTTAGTGATTATGGCAGGCGCAGATCTTTTTACTGGCAATAATATGGTGATGACAATTGGGATGCTGGAAAATAAAGTGACCTGGAAAGACACGGGCAAAGTATGGGGATTCAGCTATATCGGCAACTTTATCGGCTCTATCCTTGTGGCATTATTATTCAGTTATTCTGGTTTAGCTATTGGCGGTGTAGCTGATTTTGTAACAAGTGGAGCAGCAGCAAAGATGAATGCTCCTTTTATGGAATTGCTTATCCGCGGCATTCTTTGTAATATATTAGTTTGTTTAGCTGTATGGTGCTCCGTCAAGCTCAAGGATGAAACGGCTAAATTAATTATGATATTTTGGTGTCTCTTTGCATTTATCACTTCTGGCTTTGAACATAGCATTGCAAATATGACGTTGCTATCTATTGCGTTAATCATCCCGCATCCTGAGACAGTCTCTTTTGGGGGGATGTTTGCTAATTTGCTGCCAGTAACACTTGGCAATATTATCGGAGGCGCTGTTTTTGTAGGTGCTGCGTATTGGTATAATATTTCAGAAAAGACACAAGCGGTTGTTAAGTCTTTTAAGAAGGAAGCATAA
- a CDS encoding ankyrin repeat domain-containing protein yields MSNQEKEQFFQAVETGNISEITSFIEKGIDINSVDQEGRTAAMVATYNNDPETVKLLIENGADVNIQDNMKNNPFLYAGAEGYLEIVKLTINAGADPKLVNRFGGTALIPASEHGYVDVIKELLDNTDIDVNHVNNLGWTAMLEAIVLSDGGENQQETIQLLIKHGADVNIPDSNGVTPLQHAKELGFTEIKDILIDAGAKK; encoded by the coding sequence ATGAGTAATCAAGAAAAAGAGCAGTTTTTTCAAGCAGTGGAGACTGGCAATATATCTGAAATTACGAGTTTCATAGAAAAGGGAATCGATATTAACAGTGTCGATCAAGAGGGCCGGACTGCAGCAATGGTTGCTACTTACAACAATGATCCAGAAACAGTAAAGCTTCTGATTGAAAATGGTGCTGATGTTAATATTCAAGATAATATGAAAAATAACCCTTTCTTGTATGCTGGGGCAGAAGGATATTTAGAAATTGTTAAGCTGACTATAAATGCTGGAGCAGATCCAAAGCTGGTAAATAGATTTGGCGGAACAGCATTAATTCCTGCATCTGAGCACGGCTATGTGGATGTTATTAAAGAGCTTCTCGACAACACGGATATAGATGTTAACCATGTTAATAATCTTGGCTGGACAGCTATGCTAGAAGCAATTGTGCTTAGTGATGGCGGGGAAAATCAACAGGAAACAATTCAATTATTAATAAAGCATGGAGCAGATGTTAACATCCCTGACTCGAATGGGGTTACTCCCCTTCAACATGCAAAGGAGCTAGGTTTTACGGAGATAAAAGATATTCTTATAGATGCAGGCGCTAAAAAATAG